The following proteins are encoded in a genomic region of Ptychodera flava strain L36383 chromosome 23 unlocalized genomic scaffold, AS_Pfla_20210202 Scaffold_24__1_contigs__length_23054250_pilon, whole genome shotgun sequence:
- the LOC139125002 gene encoding plancitoxin-1-like, whose product MLKFVVFVVCLFVSACAAISCKDDQGKNVDWFIIYKVPKILKSKNELMRAGVAYYYFDPSVQTGRLSTVGIDSPNQALAKTLNQIYSNHKSKSVAYLMYSDSWPHQKAKSNRGHTKGDVCLDKTSGFWLVHSVPQFPEYSNRSYLWPSNAKKNGQSLFCVSASVQSGSFRKIATALQYNWPWVYDYNVPDDIDAKVPALLDIANGQHIDVKEGYQDTFTSLAGQVFTVFGKGGKFNDDLYSNLVAPYFKQNMFTETWQVGPSPKMESYCHKYKIENIKNVSLPGVKFPSTLDHSKWAITYESAGGQVCMGDINRQLAQKSRGGGMLCTRLPKLWKKFTTFVEEIENCHRVAWNF is encoded by the exons GTTTATAATTTACAAAGTTCCGAAGATCCTTAAGAGTAAAAATGAATTGATGAGAGCTGGTGTTGCGTACTACTACTTTGATCCATCTGTCCAGACAGGCAGACTATCAACCGTTGGGATAGACTCACCAAACCAGGCACTGGCGAAGACATTGAACCAAATTTACAGCAACCACAAATCTAAG AGTGTCGCCTACTTAATGTATAGTGATAGTTGGCCGCATCAAAAAGCAAAGTCAAATCGAGGTCATACGAAAG GCGACGTCTGCCTGGACAAAACCAGCGGATTTTGGCTGGTACACAGTGTTCCTCAATTTCCGGAATACTCCAATAGAAGTTATTTGTGGCCTTCCAATGCCAAGAAAAATGGACAATCGCTGTTTTGTGTGTCTGCGTCGGTTCAAAGTGGAAGTTTTCGAAAAATAG CAACGGCACTGCAGTATAACTGGCCCTGGGTTTACGACTATAACGTCCCTGATGATATTGACGCCAAAGTACCGGCTTTACTAGACATTGCCAATGGGCAGCATATAGATGTAAAAGAGGGCTATCAAGACACGTTCACATCGCTCGCAGGTCAGGTCTTCACTGTTTTTGGAAAGGGAGGAAAATTCAATGACG ACTTGTATAGCAACCTGGTGGCGCcatacttcaaacaaaatatgttcACAGAGACGTGGCAGGTAGGACCCAGTCCGAAGATGGAGTCATACTGTCACAAGTACAAAATAGAAAACATCAAAAACGTTTCGTTACCTGGCGTCAAGTTTCCATCGACGCTGGACCATTCTAAATGGGCAATTACTTATGAAAGTGCAGGGGGTCAAGTCTGTATGGGTGACATAAACAGACAG CTGGCGCAAAAGTCTCGTGGCGGCGGAATGTTGTGCACCCGTCTCCCTAAACTATGGAAAAAATTTACAACCTTCGTGGAAGAAATAGAGAACTGTCATAGGGTTGCTTGGAATTTCTAA